ATTTCAAAACGTAAAACCTCAGGCAGTTGGCGGTATCAAGATCTTCACCGAGCATGATTCCTCTGAAATCAGCCAGAAGTATGAGGAGATTACCCTGGAGGAGCGCGAGATCTGGAAGCGGCTGTTTGACAGACTCATTCAACCTCTGGACAAGTATGCCTCGAAAGAGTACCTGGTTGGACTTCAAGAACTGAAACTGTCGAGTGGCCGGTGGCCCAAATTTCATGAGTTGTCCCAAAGAATCGACGCCGAAACTGGCTGGCAGTTGCAACCCGTGGCCGGGTTTCTGAACGAATATCTTTTCTTCCAATTGAACTCACAGCGGAGATTCCCTGTGACCGACATCATCCGCCAGTCTCGGCGCTTTGAGCAGAAATACGCAGGGCAGACTGTTCAGAATAGGGACGAATACACTCCGGAACCGGATATTTTTCACGATGTCCGGGGGCATTGCCCACTTCTCATGAACAAGCCTTACAGCGATTTTCTTGCGGAAATCGGACAACTGGGGTTTGATCTCATTACAGATAAATATGAACTTGGACCGGAACTGGTGGCTCACAATTTGAAAAGGCTTCAGAACTTTGCCTGGTGGAGCTACGAATTCGGCGTTATGAAGAAACAGGACGACTCCTTACACTATCGACAAACGCCCAATGACATGGATCACGAAATCTACGGCTCGGGAATCATCTCGTCTTACGATGAGGTGATGAACGTCGTGGTATGCAGTCGCGGGGAGTCTGACGTGTCCAGGCTATTGCCGTTTGATATTGAAGAGGTGGTCCTTACGCGCTTCGATTACTCTGACATTCAGGACCGATACTATGTGATCGATTCTATGGAAGATTTATACGCTACTTTCCACGACAATCGCGGACTTTTTCTCTACAAGGGATAGATTCCTTCCCATAACATCCCACAAACGGGCCAGGCTGGCGGAAATCTCCTACCGTAAAGTGTGACGTCCCATGTCAATCGTCGGGTCTAATCTTCCTGACGATCTCCATGGTATCTGTGACTCTCGCGTATCGATGGCCCGCCAATCTGCCAATGGGCTGGAGTTTTTCCAAATTGATGTGACCGTCTTCATAGATCTCATCATCAACATGAAATAGCAGGATGGTTCCAATTACGAGAAAACCGCTCCCTGGCGAGCCGTCACCCACTTCCACGATTTGATTCAGCTTGCATTCAAAGTTTATGGGGGATTCGCCTACCCGGGGGGGAGTCACTTTCATCGAAGGGACTGGCGTAAGACCAGAGATTTCGAATTCGTTCACGTCCGCATCAAAATCGGTGGCACACATCACCATCTGGCGGGCAAACTTCTCGGAAACGATGTTGACGACGAACTCTTCAGTATGCCGGATGTTGTTCAACGTATCTTTGCTTTTCCCATCATATCCCCTTCTGGAGGGTGCAAACACGATGGTAGGTGGATTCGAGCAGACACCGTTGAAATAGGAAAAAGGAGCGAGGTTAGGAACCTCGTCTTTTGACAGGGTCGAAACGAAAGCTATGGGCCTTGGCAAAATGGAGCCAATCATCAGCTTTTGAGTCGCTGAGAAATCCTGGTCTTTGGGGTCTATGATCACCAATCAGACCGAATCTTCAAGCCAGGAGAGGCTGTATTCCGCATCGTCTATCTCCTCGCAGGCCGCAGCCACCTTAAGGGGTTTGAACGTGTCCATCATGACGGCAAATTCAGACGTCTCTTTCAACCCGATAGAGTCTTCCGTCTTCCCGGGTTGGGGGCCGTGCGGCGGGCCGGGAGGATGAAAGGAAATCGACTCCTCCTCCATCCCTTTCCGGCTCATGAAATTCCCCTCAACATAGTAGATAACCTCGTCGGAATCCACGTTGCTGTGTGAATAGGGGGCCGGAATTGCATCGGGGTGAAAATCAAACAGGCGTGGAACAAAGGAACATATCACGAGACCAGAAGCCTGAAATGTCTGGTGGACAGGTGGCGGCTGATGGATTTTCCCCGTGATTGGCTCAAAGTCTTTTATATTGAAGATCCACGGGTAGTAGTACCCATCCCATCCCACCGCATCGAAGGGGTGATTCCTGTAGAAGTAGCTTTGATGCCCATCACGAACTTTCACCACTACTTCGAATTCCCCCTCTTCATCTTCTGGCTCAACAAACTCGGGAACGCGGATATCCCGCTCGTAATAGGGCGCCCCCTCCTTCAGTTGACCGTGGCGATTCCGGTATCTCCCCGGTGTTTCCACAGGGCCTGTCGTCTCAAATATGAGAAACCGGCAGGGACCATCCAGAACCAATTTCCAGATGACCGCCCGGGGAATAACGATATAGTCTCCCTCGGCGAACTTGAGCATGCCCAGATTGGAGTGAAGAGTTCCTGACCCCCGGTGAACGAAGATCACCTCGTCCCCGCAGGCGTTTCTGTAAAAACCGGCCATGGACTCACCGGGATGAGCTTTTTGAAGGCGCACATCCTCATTGAAGAGAAGCAGTCTCCGGCTCCCGATGGCATCTCCTTCTGAATTGACGCCGGCCGTCCGGAAATGGTGATGCCTGTGGGGCTTTTCCCACACCTCTGTCTCTACTGGCCTCAACTCTCCAACTCTGACCACCTGGGTGGGAGGATGGATGTGGTACACATTTGAGTAAATGTCAGAAAAGCCCTGCCGGCTTATGTGTTCTTCCCGGTACAGTGAGCCGTCAGGTTGACGAAATTGGGTGTGGCGTTTGGGGGGGACAGAGCCCCTCTGGACATAATATGGCATAATGATTTCTCCTTAAACGATCGTGTTCTCGAGAGCCCCCAGCCTTTCAATCTCCAGTCTCATAACGTCTCCTCTCTTCAGCCAACCGCCCACATTTTCGGGTTGAAGCTCGAGAATACATCCTGTTCCCACCGTTCCTGATCCCAGAAGATCTCCAGGCAACAGGCGAGTATTGGACGATGCACGTTCGATGATTGCGCCCCATGAATGATAAAGATCATTCGCATTTCCGTTGGAGACCTCTTTTCCATTCCGGAACGCTTTCATTTCAAGATCCAGCGTGTCATCCTTCCAGCTATCTTCAAGTTCGTCCGCCGTAACCAAGTAGGGTCCCACTGACGTGGCGAAATCCTTTCCCTTCGCGGGACCCAAATTGAGTGCCATTTCCTCCCGTTGAATGTCCCGGGCACTCCAGTCGTTGATGATCGTAAAACCTGCAATTAGTTTCTGGGCCTCCCGGGCCGATATGTCCTTTCCGCCACCGGCAATAATAATGCCCAATTCAAGCTCAAAATCGAGGGCTTCCGTCCCGGCTGGCTTCGGGACTTCCGCTCTGTGACCGTAAAGGCTGGTGGGGTTGGAGTAGTAGAAAACAGGGATCTTGTACCAGGTGGGGTCCATCTCAAGCCCCCTCTTTTCCCGGGCAGCCTTCACGTGCCTCTCGAAGGCGTAGAAATCCCTGAACGTAGGGGGATCGGGTACCGGAGGATGAAAATGAACC
This Candidatus Neomarinimicrobiota bacterium DNA region includes the following protein-coding sequences:
- a CDS encoding flavin reductase family protein — encoded protein: MIIDPKDQDFSATQKLMIGSILPRPIAFVSTLSKDEVPNLAPFSYFNGVCSNPPTIVFAPSRRGYDGKSKDTLNNIRHTEEFVVNIVSEKFARQMVMCATDFDADVNEFEISGLTPVPSMKVTPPRVGESPINFECKLNQIVEVGDGSPGSGFLVIGTILLFHVDDEIYEDGHINLEKLQPIGRLAGHRYARVTDTMEIVRKIRPDD
- a CDS encoding homogentisate 1,2-dioxygenase, yielding MPYYVQRGSVPPKRHTQFRQPDGSLYREEHISRQGFSDIYSNVYHIHPPTQVVRVGELRPVETEVWEKPHRHHHFRTAGVNSEGDAIGSRRLLLFNEDVRLQKAHPGESMAGFYRNACGDEVIFVHRGSGTLHSNLGMLKFAEGDYIVIPRAVIWKLVLDGPCRFLIFETTGPVETPGRYRNRHGQLKEGAPYYERDIRVPEFVEPEDEEGEFEVVVKVRDGHQSYFYRNHPFDAVGWDGYYYPWIFNIKDFEPITGKIHQPPPVHQTFQASGLVICSFVPRLFDFHPDAIPAPYSHSNVDSDEVIYYVEGNFMSRKGMEEESISFHPPGPPHGPQPGKTEDSIGLKETSEFAVMMDTFKPLKVAAACEEIDDAEYSLSWLEDSV
- a CDS encoding fumarylacetoacetate hydrolase family protein; translated protein: MRLLTYSTQGRESPRVGFLQDGWVVDTIRSTRWLKKNRSSSEDFDKISLGMRAILADWNHQFARVQNLAGRILKEDLSTLTVDNTPVAVKEASVHFHPPVPDPPTFRDFYAFERHVKAAREKRGLEMDPTWYKIPVFYYSNPTSLYGHRAEVPKPAGTEALDFELELGIIIAGGGKDISAREAQKLIAGFTIINDWSARDIQREEMALNLGPAKGKDFATSVGPYLVTADELEDSWKDDTLDLEMKAFRNGKEVSNGNANDLYHSWGAIIERASSNTRLLPGDLLGSGTVGTGCILELQPENVGGWLKRGDVMRLEIERLGALENTIV